A window of the Canis lupus baileyi chromosome 8, mCanLup2.hap1, whole genome shotgun sequence genome harbors these coding sequences:
- the COQ7 gene encoding 5-demethoxyubiquinone hydroxylase, mitochondrial isoform X1, translating into MSCAARAAVRSLWRLRAGTLRPLTAYGRRIGVRFYSSGMTLDNVNRAAVDRIIRVDHAGEYGANRIYAGQMAVLGRTSVGPVIQKMWDQEKDHLKKFNELMVAFRVRPTILMPFWNVVGFALGAGTALLGKEGAMACTVAVEESIAHHYNNQIRTLMEKDPEKYEELLQVIRKFRDEELEHHDIGLEHDAQLAPAYTILKNLIQAGCSMAIYLSERF; encoded by the exons ATGAGCTGCGCCGCGCGGGCGGCGGTCCGCTCCCTGTGGCGGCTGCGCGCGGGCACCCTGCGGCCTCTCACAG CGTATGGAAGAAGAATTGGTGTCAGGTTTTACAGTTCAGGAATGACCTTAGACAATGTCAATCGGGCAGCTGTGGATCGAATAATCCGGGTGGATCATGCAGGTGAATATGGAGCAAACCGAATCTATGCAGGACAGATGGCTGTCCTGGGTCGGACAAGTGTCGGGCCAGTCATTCAG AAAATGTGGGATCAAGAAAAGGACCACTTGAAAAAGTTCAACGAGTTGATGGTTGCATTCAGGGTGCGGCCGACGATTCTGATGCCCTTTTGGAACGTGGTGGGGTTTGCACTGG GTGCAGGAACTGCCCTGCTTGGGAAAGAGGGAGCAATGGCCTGCACTGTGGCTGTGGAAGAGTCCATAGCACATCACTATAACAACCAGATCAGGACGCTGATGGAGAAGGATCCTGAAAAATACGAGGAGCTTCTTCAG GTGATAAGGAAATTTCGGGATGAAGAGCTAGAGCACCATGACATAGGCCTTGAACATGACGCACAACTG GCTCCAGCATACACCATTTTGAAGAACCTTATCCAGGCCGGATGCAGCATGGCGATATATTTAtcagaaagattttaa
- the COQ7 gene encoding 5-demethoxyubiquinone hydroxylase, mitochondrial isoform X2: MSCAARAAVRSLWRLRAGTLRPLTAYGRRIGVRFYSSGMTLDNVNRAAVDRIIRVDHAGEYGANRIYAGQMAVLGRTSVGPVIQKMWDQEKDHLKKFNELMVAFRVRPTILMPFWNVVGFALGAGTALLGKEGAMACTVAVEESIAHHYNNQIRTLMEKDPEKYEELLQVIRKFRDEELEHHDIGLEHDAQLVSIAQASCLKAASTEISG; the protein is encoded by the exons ATGAGCTGCGCCGCGCGGGCGGCGGTCCGCTCCCTGTGGCGGCTGCGCGCGGGCACCCTGCGGCCTCTCACAG CGTATGGAAGAAGAATTGGTGTCAGGTTTTACAGTTCAGGAATGACCTTAGACAATGTCAATCGGGCAGCTGTGGATCGAATAATCCGGGTGGATCATGCAGGTGAATATGGAGCAAACCGAATCTATGCAGGACAGATGGCTGTCCTGGGTCGGACAAGTGTCGGGCCAGTCATTCAG AAAATGTGGGATCAAGAAAAGGACCACTTGAAAAAGTTCAACGAGTTGATGGTTGCATTCAGGGTGCGGCCGACGATTCTGATGCCCTTTTGGAACGTGGTGGGGTTTGCACTGG GTGCAGGAACTGCCCTGCTTGGGAAAGAGGGAGCAATGGCCTGCACTGTGGCTGTGGAAGAGTCCATAGCACATCACTATAACAACCAGATCAGGACGCTGATGGAGAAGGATCCTGAAAAATACGAGGAGCTTCTTCAG GTGATAAGGAAATTTCGGGATGAAGAGCTAGAGCACCATGACATAGGCCTTGAACATGACGCACAACTG gtttccattgctcaagcctcttgcctaaaagcagcctctacagAAATATCTGGATGA